The region TCGCGGCGTAGGTCGGCAGGATGCCGATCAGGGCGGTGCCGATCCCCATGATCAGCAAGGTCGTGATCAGGGTGGACTTGCGGCCGATCCGGTCCCCGTAGTGGCCGAAGATCGCGGCGCCGATCGGGCGGGCGGCGAACCCGACGAACTGGGTGCCGAAGGCCAACAGCACCCCGACGTAGGGGTCGCTACCGGGGAAGAACAGCTTCGGGAAGATCAGCGCGGCGGCCGTCCCGTACAGGAAGAAGTCGTACCACTCGATCGTCGTTCCGACCGTCGACGCGACGACGGCCCTGCGCCTCTGCGAACGAGCGAGCTTGGTGAAGGGCTGGTCGGCGGCCGTGCTGGTCATGGCCTCTCCCCGTCGTCGCGGATCGGACGGGGCAACGGTGGCCCCGTGTGCGGGCTCCCGTCAACCGGAAGTGCGGATCAGATCGGATCGACCAGGAAGGCGGCCCCCGCCGACGCCAGGTACGCCGGGTCCCGCACCCCGCAGAGCTCCCGCGCCGAGTGCATCGACAGCACCGGGATCCCGACGTCGACGGTCCGGATCCCCAGCCGCGTCGCGACGATCGGTCCCACCGTGGTGCCGCAGGGCATCGTGTTCTTCCCGACGAACGTCTGCGTCGGCACCCCGGCGCCCCGGCAGGCCCGGTGCCAGGCCGCCGCCCCCGGCGCGTCCGTGGCATAGCGCTGGTTCGCGTTGACCTTCAGCGAGGGGCCGCCGTTGGGGATGCTGCGGTGCGCGGGGTCGTGGCGCTCCAGGTAGTTCGGGTGGGCGGCGTGGGTGACGTCCACGGACAAGCAGCGCGAGCGCGAGAACGCCGCGCCCCGGGCGTCGAAACCACCGGCGAGCCTGGTCAGGACCGTCTCCAGGAGCGGGCCGGCGGCCCCGGTCGCGGAGCCGCTGCCGATCTCCTCGTGGTCGAAGCCGACGAACACCGGGATCGTCGAGATCTCCTCGCGCGAGGCGCGGACCAGCGCGTCGAGCCCGGCGTGGACGGACGCCAGGTTGTCCAGCCGGGGGGCGGCGAGCAGCTCGTCGTCCCGGCCGAGGGTGGCCGGCGGCGTGAGGTCGTAGGTGACCAGGTCGTGCGCGGCGATCTCCCGCGCGGCGAGCCCGGTCTCCGCGGCGAGGAACTCCAGGAGATCGCCCTCGTGGACGTCCCCGATGCCCCAGATCGGCAGCATGTGCTGCTGCGCGTCGAGGGTCAGGCCCTGGTTGACCTGGCGGTCCAGGTGAATCGCGAGCTGGGGGACGCGCAGCAGCGGGCGCGCGACGTCCACCGGGACCGTCGTGCCGTCGAACAGCGCGAGGCGGCCGGCGAGCCCGAGGTCGCGGTCCAGCCAGGAGTTCCACAGCGCGCCGCCGTAGATCTCGACGCCGACCTGGCGCCACCCGGCGGCGCCGGAGTCCGGGTTCGGCTTGACCTTCAGCGTGGGGGAGTCCGTGTGCGCGGCGAAGACCCGCAGCGGCGCGCCCGGCTCGACGCCCGCCGGCACGAACCAGGCGAGCAGGGTCCCGTCGCGCACCAGGTAGCGGCCGCCGGGACCGTTCTCCCAGGGCCCGGCTTCCTGCTGCTCGGTGAACCCGGCGGCGGTGAGACGGCGGACGGCCTCCGCCACGGCGTGGTACGGGGAGGGGCTCGCGGCCACGAAGGCGGCGAGATCCAGCGCGGCGGTGGTGTCCGGAGGGTTCACCTGAGGCATCCTCGCAAATGTGCGAGCCGTGGACGTGGTGGTGGTCGGCGCGGGCTCGTCCGGCAGCGCGCTCGCCGGGCGGCTCGCCGAGCGCGGGGACCTCGACGTCCTGCTGCTCGAGGCCGGCCCGGTGTCCACGCTGCCGGACGTCACGCGCGTCGCCTCGCTCGCGGCCACCGCGCCGGGCCACCCGCTGAACTGGTCGTATGCCGCCACCCTGGTCCGGGACCGGATCGTCGCCGTGCCCCGGGGGCGGCTGGTGGGCGGTTCGAGCGCGATCAACGGCGCCTACTTCGTGCGCGCGGTGCCGCAGGACTTCGCGGACTGGGACGTCCCCGGCTGGTCCTACGACGACGTCCTGCCCTACTACCGGCGCTCCGAGCGCGACCTCGACTTCTCCGGCGAGCTGCACGGAACCGACGGGCCGCTGCGGGTCCGCCGCCCGCGTGGTCCCCTGCTCGCCCCGACGACGCCCGCGTTCCTCGCCGCGTGCAGCGCGCTCGGCTACCCGCCGGAGGAGGACAAGAACGCCGGTGGGCCGCCGGGGGCGGGCCTGGTCCCGTCGAACGCCGCGGACGGGGTGCGGATCAGCAGTGCCGCGGCGTATCTGCCGCCGCCGTGGGGTGCCTCGCCGGCGGGCAGGCTGGAGGTCCGGGCCGGGACGACGGTGCTGCGGGTGCTGCTGCAGGGAAACCGCGCGATCGGCGTCGAGACCACGGACGGGCCCGTGCACGCGGGCGAGGTGGTGCTCGCCGCGGGAGCGGTCGGCTCGCCGTACCTGCTGCTGCACAGCGGGATCGGGCCGGGTGCGTCGCTAGGTGCGGCCGGCGTCCCGGTGCGGCACGACCTGCCGGGCGTCGGGGAGAACTGGTCGGACCATCCGACCGTCTTCCTGCCGTTCCGGGGGTCCGGCGCGGTCGACGACGACGCCGTCGCCGGGCAGGCCGCGCTCGACCTGGACTCGGGTTCGGACCCGGCCGGGGACCTGGAGATCCTGCTGTTCGCGCGGCCCTTCGTCCCCGGTGGCGACGTGCACCTGATGTGCGCGCTGCAACGCCCGGAGAGCCGCGGGCACCTGACGTTGACCGGCGCCGATCCGCTCCTCCCGCCCCGGCTGGACTACTACTACCTACGGACCGAGGCCGACCGGAGGCGGCTGCGCGCGGCCGTGCGGATCGCCGCGGACCTGCTGCGCGCGGCCGGGCTGCCCCGGAGCGAGCCGGAGGGTTTCGTGCTCGGCAACGACCGCCGCCTCGACGGGTGGATCTCCGGCGTCCTGACGACGTCCGTGCACCTGTGCGGAAGCGCGGCGCTCGGCTCGGTGGTGGAGCCGGACCTGCGGGTGAAGGGGGTCGAGGGACTGCGGGTGGCGGACACGTCCGTGCTCCCGGTCGTCCCGCGCCGGGGGCCCGCCGCGACCGCGATCATGATCGGCGAGCGCGCCGCGGACCTGGTGGTCCGGGCGTCGGGCCGGTGATCCGGCCGTCCGGCTGCGGGCCGGGCTACCGTGGCCCGATGGCGCCCGAGAACCCGTTGCTCGCACCGAGCGAACTCCCGTACCGGCTCCCGGACTTCGCGGCGATCACCGACGAGCACTACCTCCCGGCCTTCGAACAGGGGATGGCGGAACAGCGCGCCGAGGTGGAGGCGATCCTCGAGTCGGGCCCGCCGACGTTCGCGAACACGATCGAGGCCCTGGAGCTCTCGGGGCAGACGCTCGCCCGCGTCTCCCGGGTCTTCTTCAGCCGGGCCGGTGCGCACACGACGCCGCGGATCGAGGAGGTCCGGGCCGCCGTCGCCCCGATGCTCGCCGCGCACGCGGACTCGATCTCGCTGGACCCGCGGCTGTTCGCGCGGATCGCCGCGCTCCACGCGCAGCGCGACGAGCTGGGGCTGGACCCCGAGTCCCACCGGCTGCTCGAGCGCCACCACACGGACGCCGTGCGGGCGGGGGCCGAGTTGGCAGATGCGGACAAGGAGCGGCTGCGGGAGCTGAACGCGGAGCTCTCGTCGCTCTCGACGACCTTCAGCGCGCGCCTGCTGGCCGGGGCCAACGCCGCGGCGGTGCACGTCGGGGACGTCGCCAGGCTCGACGGGCTCTCTCCCGGGGCGATCTCCGCCGCCGCGGCGGCCGCGACGGCTCGTGGGTACGGCAGCGGCTACCTGATCACGCTGGTGCTCCCGACCGGCCAGCCGGTGCTGGAGGCGCTGACGGACCGCGGGCTGCGCGAGGAGATCCACCGGGCGTCGATCGGGCGCGGCGCGACGGGGGACGAGAACGACACCCGGGACGTCGTGCTCCGGCTGGCCGCGCTGCGGGCCGAGCGGGCGGGGCTGCTGGGGCACCCGAGCCACGCGGCCTACGTCATCGAGGACAACACGGCGGGCTCGGTCGACGCCGTCGCCTCGATGCTCGCGGACCTCGTGCCCGCGGCGATGGCGAACGCGGACGTCGAGGCCGCGGAGCTGGCCGAGGCCGCCGGGCATCCGATCGAGCCGTGGGACTGGGCGTTCTACGCGGAGCAGGTGCGCCGCGAGCGCTACGAGGTCGACGCCGCCGCGCTCCGCCCGTACCTGGAGCTGGAGCGGGTGCTGCAGCACGGCGTCCTCCACGCGGCGGAGGAGCTGTACGGGATCCGGTTCCAGGAGCGCCACGACCTGCCGACCTACCACCCGGACGTCCGGTTCTGGGAGGTCTCCGACTCCGACGGCACGCCGCTCGGGCTCTACGGCGGGGACTACTTCGCCCGCGAGTCCAAGCGCGGCGGGGCGTGGATGAACGCGCTGGTCCCGCAGTCCGGGCTGCTCGGGACCCGGCCCGTGGTGATGAACACGCTGAACATCTCGAAGCCGGCCGAGGGCGAGCCGGCGCTGCTGACGATCGACGAGGTGCGCACGCTCTTCCACGAGTTCGGCCACGCGCTGCACGGGCTGTTCTCCGCCGTCCGGTACCCGACGTTCTCCGGGACGTCCGTACCGCGGGACTTCGTGGAGTTCCCGTCGCAGGTCAACGAGATGTGGCTGGAGCGCCCGGAGATCCTCGCCCGGTACGCGCGGCACCATCTCACCGGCGAGCCGCTGCCCGCCGAGCTGCTGGAGCGGCTGCTCGCGAGCCGCAGCTACGGCGAGGGCTTCCGGACCACGGAGTACCTTGCGGCGTCCCTGCTCGACCAGGCCTGGCACACGCTCGGCGCGGACGACGCCGTGGACGACGTGCTGACCTTCGAGGCCGAGGCGCTGCGCAAGGCGGGCATCGCCCACCCGCTCGTCCCGCCGCGCTACCGCAGCACGTACTTCAACCACGTGTTCGCGGGCGGCTACAGCGCGGGCTACTACTCCTACATCTGGTCGGAGGTGCTGGACGCGGACACCGTGGAGTGGTTCGAGGAGAACGGCGGTCTGCGCAGGGCGAACGGAGACCACTTCCGCCGCACGCTGCTCTCCCGGGGCGGCGCCGTCGACGCGATGGACGCCTACCGCGCCTTCCGCGGCCGGGACCCCGAGATCCGTCCGCTCCTCGTCCGTCGCAACCTCGCCTGATCGCAGGCACGCGAAATACCCCGGCTCGCCGGGGTCGTTGACGAGGGTGTGGCACCGGACGTCGAGCTTCTCCCTGCTCGACCGGTCCCGTACCCGGGCCGGCGAGCCGGACGACGCCGCGCTGCGGCACAGCGTCGCGCGGGCCGTCCGGGCCGAGGAGCTCGGCTACCACCGGTTCTGGGTCGCGGAGCACCACGGCGTCCCGGGGATCGCGTCCGGGAGCCCGCCCGTCCTGATCGCCGCCGCGGCCGCGCGCACGGAGCGGATCCGGCTCGGCTCCGGCGGCGTGATGCTGCCGAACCACCAGCCGCTCGTCGTCGCGGAGCAGTTCGCGATGCTGGAGGCGCTGTTCCCGGGCCGGATCGACCTCGGCGTCGGCCGTTCGCTCGGCTTCACCCCGCCGGTCCGGCGGGCCCTGCACGCGGCCACCACGGACACGTTCGCCGACGACCTCGCCGAGCTCCGCGCCTACCTCCGCGGCACCGCGCCGATCACCGCCCGGCCCCGGCTCGACCGGGACATCCCGGTGTTCGTCCTGGCCACGGGCAAGGGCCTGGCGGTCGCCGGGGACGCCGGGCTCCCGGTGGTGGTCGGCGGCCCGATCCTGTCCGACGACGCGCTCCGCCCGACGCTCGACGACTACCGTTCCCGCGTGCGCGCCGCCGGCGGCGAGCCGTACGTGGTCGTCTCCACGGACGTCCTGATCGCGGACTCGACCGAGGAGGCCCGCGAGCTCGCCCTGCCCGAGGCCTGGGCGATGGCCGCCTCCCGCACCACCGGCGAGTTCCCGGCCCTGGAGCCCGCGGAGCTCGGCCGGGACATGACGGTCCGTCAGCGCACCACCGTCGAACGCGTGATCGCGCGCACGGTCCACGGCACGGAGGACGCCGTCGCCGAGCAGCTCGACGACCTGGTCACCCGCGCCGGCGCGGACGAGCTGCTGGCCAGTTCCTCGACGTTCGACCGTGCCGCCCTCGCGGACTCCGACGCCCGCCTGGCCCGGCTCCTCCGTCGACGCTGACCTCCGCGGGGTCGTCGTGAGGGGTGGGTCCGCGGCGGCGGTGGAGGAGCAGGATCGCGCCGCCCGCGAGCAGGCCCCAGAAGGCGGAGCCGATCCCGGCGAAGCCGACGCCCGCGGCGGTCACCACGAACGTGACGACCGCGGCCTCCCGGCCCGACGGCTCCGCGACCGCGGACGAGACCGCCGCGGCCAGGGCGCCGAGCAGCGCCAGCCCCGCGACCGCCTCCACCAGCACCGGCGGCGACAGGAGGAGGAGCGCCGTCGCCAGGCCCGCGCCCAGCCCGAGGACCGCGAGCCCGATCCCGGCGGTGATCGAGGCGATCCAGCGGCGGTCCGGGTCCGGGCCGGCGTCGGGGCCCGCGGCGAGGGCGGCGCTGATCGCGGCCAGGTTCACCGCGTGCCCGCCGAAGGGGGCGCCCGCGAGCGTCGCCAGCCCGGTCGAGACGAGGATGCCGCGGAGCTTCGGGCGGAACCCGAACTGCGCCAGGACGGCCATCCCCGGGACGTTCTGCGAGGCCATCGTGACCAGGAACAGCGGCAGCCCGATGCTCACCAGCGTCGCGGCGTCGAAGGTCGGGGCCGTCCACTCCAGCCGCGGGGCGACGGCCATCCCGGACAGCCCCGCGCCGGTCAGCGCGATCCCGGCGACCGCGACGACGAGCGCCCCCGGCACCGCCCACGGCCGCGCGAAGCGGGTCAGCAGCGCCCAGACGACGATCACCGGCGCGGCGACGAGCGGGACGTCGTGCAGGGCCCGGACGGGGGCCAGGCACAGGTCGAGGAGCACGCCGGCGAGCATCGCCGACGCGAGCGGGGCCGGGATGGCCGCGATCAGCCGTCCGAGCGGCCGGACCAGCCCCGCGACGACGATCAGCGCGCCGCACAGCAGGAACGCCCCTTCCGCCGCGGCGAACCCGCCGGCCGGTGTCCCCGCGGAGATCAGCAGTGCGGCACCGGGCGTCGACCAGGCGATGCTGATCGGCTTCCGCGTCCGCAGCCCGAGCACGACAGCCACGATCCCGGACCCGAGGCACACCGCGAGCAGCCCGGACGCGGCCTGGCCCTCGCTCGCCCCCGCCGCGCGCAGGCCCGTGAGCACCACGGTGAACGCGCCGCCGAACCCGACCAGCGCCGTCACCACCCCGGCCAGCAGCGGCCGCGCCACGCCCCGCACGAGAACTCCCGTCGACCGAGCCTGTTCCGTAAACGGAACGATCGTCGGTGCGGGACGATAGCCGCGTGGACGCCGCCGGAGCAAACGACCTCGCCGGAGTGCAGGGCTCGGCCGGGCCCGCGCTCCCGGACGGTTCCGGGCACGTCGGACCCCGGGTACGGGCGCTACGGGAGGAGCGCGGACTGTCCCTCTCCGCGCTGGCCCGGCGTGCGTCCGTCGGCAAGGCGACCCTCTCGGGCCTCGAGGCCGGCACCCGCAACCCGACGCTCGACACGCTGCACTCGGTCGCGGCCGCCCTCGGCGTGCCGCTCACCGCGATCGTCTCCGGTGCCCGGGGATCCGCGTCGCAGGCCGGCGGCCGGATCCGGGGGGCCGCCGTCCACATGGAACTGCTGAAGGTCTTCGAGGACGGTCCGGTCACCTACGAGCTCTTCCGGATGCGGATCCCCGCCGGGGCCGCGCAGACCTCACCCGCGCACCACGCGGGGGTCACCGAGCACGTGACCGTGTTCTCCGGGACCCTGCGGTTCGGCCCGCCGGACGCCTCCCGGGAGGTGACGGCCGGCGGGTACGGCGAGTGGTCGGCGGACGTGCCGCACGGTTACGCCGCCGTCGGCACCGAGGACGTCGACGCGAGCCTGGTGATCCGCTACCCGCGCACGCGGGCGTGCCCCGGCCGGGAACCGGACGGTGTCGATCGCCGGTCCTGACCTGCGCAAAGATCGCCGAGCGGCGTTAACGCGGCACTCTCGCCATCCGAGTAGCAGCTAGGAGCGCACGGCAAACGGAGCACGCCATGACCTCGATGACCGCCCCCACCTCGGCCGTGGACCCCGTCCACGTCGACGAGACGCCGACCGAGTGGATCCCGATCCAGCGCGCGCGGGACCGTGTCACGGTGGACTGGGCCGCCAACGCCGCCCGCACCCGTCGGCGCCGGTGGGCGCGGCGCGGGAGGGCCGTCCTGGCGGTGTTGGTCCTGCTCGCCCTGGCGGCAGCCGGCCTCGTCCTCTGGCGGGCGACGTCCGGCGGGGACTGGAGCGCCCCGGCGCTCCGGCGTCAGGTGTGGGCCCCGGTGTCGGACTGGGTCTCCGCCCGCCTGCCCGGGAACCAGGAGTGGTGACGACGGGGCCCGCCCCCGGCGCGCGGCGGCCCCACCCGTCACCCTCATCTGTAGACGCGCATCCAGTCCACGAACATCTCGGTCGGTGCGGGGGAGCCGCCGTCCGGGAAGTAGTCCAGCTGGATGGTCGGGTGCATCTTGCCGGGGGGCAGGGTGTTCCCGGCGGTGCTCTCGAAGACCTGTCTGCCGTCGATGAAGCCGCGCACCGCGTCCGGCGTCCACTCGACCGCGTAGTTGTGCCACTGCGTGATGTCGAGGGGTGTCTTCGCGGACTTCTGCTGGTTCGACGAGCTGTAGTGCAGGAAGAACGACACGTCGTCCGCCGCGCTGTTCGTCTCGGCGAAGTCGACCTCGCCGCCCTCGGGCCACGACATGTCCGTCGGCCAGAGGATCAGCACCGGGTGGTACTGCTTGTCCCCGGCCGGGAACTTCGCCCGCATCTCCCACTTGCCGTACCGCTGGCCGGTGTCCCAGGCCATGCCGCCGGTGTTGCCGTCGGAGTCACCGCGGATCACGAGCGCGCCGTTCCGGACGCTGATCGCGTCCGGGGTGCGACGCCCGTTCCCGGCGTGTCCGGCGCCGTCGTACGTGCCCCAGCGGTCGCTCAGGCCGCCGTTGAACTCGTCGCCGCCGACGAGCTGCCAGCCCTTGGCCGTGGCCGCCTGGATGCCGTCGCCGATGGACACGGGCGCCGCGGGCCGGTTGGTGGCCGCGCGGCCGGAGCCGGTGGCGGGTGCGTTCGTGGTGGCGGGCGGGCGTGTCGTGGTCGTGGCGCGCTCACGCGCGGCCTTCGCGGCGTCCGCCAGCGCGGACGAGCCGATCGCCTCCTGCGCGGTGCTCGTGGGCGGCGCGGCGGTCGTCGTGTCCTGTCGTGCCTGCGCGGTGTCCGAGGAGACGAGCGCGGCCGCGAGGTCCGGGTCCTCGTCCGACGGGCCGGCGAAGGTCAGGACGACGGTCGCGACGAGCACGGCCGCGGCCCCGACGGCCAGCGGCGCGAGCCGGCGCAGCGAGGACCGGTGGGTCGGCGAGTGATCCGCCTCGACGAGCGTGCCCTCGGCCTCCCGGGTCGCGCGCGAACGGGGGTGGGACGAACCGCGACGGCGCGACGCCCGCCGGGTTCCGGTGCGGCGGGACGTCCGGTTCCGGGTGGCCCGCTCGGGGTCGTCCTCGTGCGCAGCGTCCTCGGCGGCCAGGGGAGCTCGGCGTCCGGGAGGAGCGCGACCGTCGTGGGGAGCGGGTCGTGCACGGGGAGGGCGGTGGCGGGGAGCCGGTCGTGCGTGGGGAGTTCCTGCGCGGGGAGGTCGATCGCGGGGAGGTCGATCGCGGGGAACTCGTCCGTCGGGGGAGGGGGGCCGTCGTGTCCGCCGGGCGCCGGGGGAGCCTCGGGGAGGCGGCGCATCGAGGGGATCGGGGAACCGACGGGCGACGGCGGGGCTTCGGGGGAGCCACGTCTATGTCGTCCCGGGTGCACAGGCGGGGAGCTGTGCTCTGCTGAGATCCGGGCGACCAGTTCCATCGGGTCGATCCGTTCCTCAGCAGCGGAGGGTTTCCGTCGCATGGTGGGGAACCCTAAGTTGCCTAGTAGCGATCACTCACCCTTCCTGAGAGGAGTGGTTGCGCAGCCGCGCCGACAGGTCGTTCTTGGCGCCGGAGCGTGACAACCTGTGCCGCTTCGAGTTGATCTTTAGGCCTTTCGGAGTAATCGGGCTCTCAGGTCGGACCGCTCATCGTGTCCGGTGGGCCCGTTCGACCGTTAGCTGATTGTGACCGACGGTCGGTAACGACATGCTGTCCCGGATGCTCCCCGTCGCTCCCCCGGGGGGACCGTCCGCGCTCGTACCGACACAGGCGTCGGCCCGATCGTCCGTGCCCCCCTACGCCCCCGTCCTGCTGGCGCTGCCCCCCACCGCGGCGTCGGCCTCCGTCCTGCGCAGTCTCCGTGCGGAGAACATGCGCGTCGATCTGATCACCGACGGCATCGCCGTGCTCGACGCCGTGCGCGCCGAGCACCCGGCGCTGCTGGTGCTCGACGTCGAGCTGCCCGGGCCCGACCATGCCGCGGTCCTCGCGGCCGTGCACTCCGAGGCGCCCGGCGTCCCGGTCGTCGCGATCACCCCGCGCGAACGTCGCGCGTCGCTGCTCGGCCAGTTGCGCAGCGACCGCGACGACTACCTGCTGCGCCCCTTCGCCGTCGACGAGCTGTCCGCGCGGATCCGCCTGCGCCTGCGGCTCGCCGTCACGATGGGCCACACCGTGTTCCGCCGCGGCGACCTGGAGGTGGACACCGAGTTCGGCGAGGTGACCGTCGACGGTCAGTCCGTCGCGTTGTCCCCCACCGAGTTCGCCCTGCTCACCGCCCTGCTCGCCGAGCCCGGCGAGACGATCTCGCACGACCGGCTGGCCCGCGAGGTCTGGCGTGAGCCGGCGTCGGCGAACCTCGTGCAGGTCTACATCGGCTACCTGCGCCGCAAGATCGGCCCGGAGCGCATCCGGACGGTCCGCGGGGCGGGATACGTGCTGGAGGGCTGAAAGACCCCTGACGGACGGGAACGGCCGCCCCGGAGTCCCGGAGCGGCCGTTCCCGTGAACGCCCGAGGTCAGGCGTGCGTCCTGCGACGGCCGATGACCAGGCGGTAGATGCCGAGCAGGATCAGCGCGCCGACCAGCGCGATCAGCCAGGTGCGGATGTCGAAGAACCCGCCCGTGCCGACGCCGAAGGCCGCCGAGCTGATCCAGCCGCCGAGCAGACCGCCCACGACGCCGATGAGGCACGTGACGATGATCCCGCCCGGGTCCTTGCCGGGCATGATGAGCTTCGCCAGCGCTCCCACGACCAGGCCGACGACGATCCAGCCGATGATTCCCACGGTTCCTCCTCCGCTACCCCGAACGGCCGGGGCGACTGGAGATCCAGTGCCCCGTCCCCATCTCGGGCAAACGCGGGCACCGGCCACTTCCTCCCGGCTCGGCGGCGGACCTCCGGGTTACCGCAGGTCACCCTGGCGAGGAACGTCGTATAACACTTCGGCCGCGGCGCCTGTCCGGCCTGTCGTCGCCGACCACGACGTGTTAGGCAGGGCGCCTCACGGGCAGCGACGGGGTTCTGCCCGGCAGACAGCAGGGGGTTCGATGAACTTCGGTTTCTGGGGCATCATCTGGACGATCATCATCGGGCTCGTGCTCGGTGTCCTCGGACGGCTCATCCTTCCGGGGAAGCAGGACATCCCGATCTGGCTGACCATCCTCGCCGGCGTCGTGGCCTCGATCGTCGGCTACCTGATCGCCGGTGCGCTGGGCGTCGCCACGACCAACGGCGTGGACTGGATCGAGCTCATCATCAAGATCGTGCTCGCCGTGGCGGCGGTCTACGCGGCCACCGCGCTCTACGGCCGGCGTGGCGTGAGGAGCTAGCCGACACGACGACATGAGGGCCCCGGACCGGAGCGGACAGGTCCGGGGCCCCTCGTCGTTCCAGGACCTCTACCGCACGAACCGGACGGTCAACGGGTAGCGGTAGTCCCGCCCCGACGACGCCCGAACCGTCGCCGTGATCACGCACACCAGGTAGAACAGCCCGTAGAGCGGAAGCAGGACCAGCCCGATCCCGACGAAGATCAGCAGGTAGAACACCACGGTGTAGAACAGGGCGTTGATCTGGAAGTTCAGCGACTCGACGGCGTGGCGGCGCACGAACGCCGAGTCGTTGCCCTTGGCCAGGAGCACGACCAGGGGCGCGAAGAGGCCGAGCGCGAACCAGGCCGAGACGAAGCTCAGGATGTGGGCGGACATCGCCCAGTTCCGCTCGTCGGCCCGCGCTTCGACCGTGCCGAAGCGTCGGGTCGGTTCCCAGGGGCCGTCGGGCGGCGGAGACGCGCTCATCTCCCCATTCAACCGCAGGTCGGTGTGCCCGTGCGGGTGCTTCAGGGAGCGAACGCCAGTACCGCCTCGAGCAGCCGGTCGTTCTCCTCGGGGGAGCTGACCGTGACCCGCACGCCGTCGGGGTGGAACGGTCGCACGATCACCTTGTGCTCGCCGCAGTGCCGCGCGAAGTCCGCGGTCCTCTCGCCGAGCGCCAGCCAGACGAAGTTCGCCTGCGTCGCCGGCACCGTGTACCCGGCCGCGACCAGCGCCTCCCGCACCCGGACCCGCTCGCCCACGACCTCCTTGCACGCGGACAGCAGCTCGGAGGCGTGGTCGAGGGCGGCGATCGCCCCGGCCTGGGCCACCGAGCTGATGCTGAACGGCACGCAGACCTTGCGCAGCGCCGTCGCGACATCCGGGGCGGTGACCGCGTATCCGACACGAAGCCCGGCGAGTCGGTAGGCCTTGGAGAACGTCCGGAGCACGACGAGGTTCGGGTGCGCCTCGAGCAGCCGCGTCCCGTCGACGGCCTCGGGGTCCATCACGTACTCGAAGTACGCCTCGTCCAGCGCCACCAGCACGTCCGGTCCG is a window of Pseudonocardia sp. T1-2H DNA encoding:
- a CDS encoding glycoside hydrolase family 16 protein; its protein translation is MLVATVVLTFAGPSDEDPDLAAALVSSDTAQARQDTTTAAPPTSTAQEAIGSSALADAAKAARERATTTTRPPATTNAPATGSGRAATNRPAAPVSIGDGIQAATAKGWQLVGGDEFNGGLSDRWGTYDGAGHAGNGRRTPDAISVRNGALVIRGDSDGNTGGMAWDTGQRYGKWEMRAKFPAGDKQYHPVLILWPTDMSWPEGGEVDFAETNSAADDVSFFLHYSSSNQQKSAKTPLDITQWHNYAVEWTPDAVRGFIDGRQVFESTAGNTLPPGKMHPTIQLDYFPDGGSPAPTEMFVDWMRVYR
- a CDS encoding response regulator transcription factor gives rise to the protein MPPYAPVLLALPPTAASASVLRSLRAENMRVDLITDGIAVLDAVRAEHPALLVLDVELPGPDHAAVLAAVHSEAPGVPVVAITPRERRASLLGQLRSDRDDYLLRPFAVDELSARIRLRLRLAVTMGHTVFRRGDLEVDTEFGEVTVDGQSVALSPTEFALLTALLAEPGETISHDRLAREVWREPASANLVQVYIGYLRRKIGPERIRTVRGAGYVLEG
- a CDS encoding GlsB/YeaQ/YmgE family stress response membrane protein, giving the protein MGIIGWIVVGLVVGALAKLIMPGKDPGGIIVTCLIGVVGGLLGGWISSAAFGVGTGGFFDIRTWLIALVGALILLGIYRLVIGRRRTHA
- a CDS encoding GlsB/YeaQ/YmgE family stress response membrane protein produces the protein MNFGFWGIIWTIIIGLVLGVLGRLILPGKQDIPIWLTILAGVVASIVGYLIAGALGVATTNGVDWIELIIKIVLAVAAVYAATALYGRRGVRS
- a CDS encoding DUF4870 domain-containing protein, coding for MSASPPPDGPWEPTRRFGTVEARADERNWAMSAHILSFVSAWFALGLFAPLVVLLAKGNDSAFVRRHAVESLNFQINALFYTVVFYLLIFVGIGLVLLPLYGLFYLVCVITATVRASSGRDYRYPLTVRFVR
- the hisC gene encoding histidinol-phosphate transaminase, which produces MTSIRPDLDSLPAYVPGRAVPGAIKLASNEVPIPPPAAVLAAIAEAAAGGNRYPDLAAVALTERLATELGVGTERIAVGCGSVSLCQQLVQISCRETTDEVMFAWRSFEAYPIVTQIGNARAVTIPLDGDFRHDLDAMAAAVTPNTRLIFVCSPNNPTGTVVHRAEFERFLAAVGPDVLVALDEAYFEYVMDPEAVDGTRLLEAHPNLVVLRTFSKAYRLAGLRVGYAVTAPDVATALRKVCVPFSISSVAQAGAIAALDHASELLSACKEVVGERVRVREALVAAGYTVPATQANFVWLALGERTADFARHCGEHKVIVRPFHPDGVRVTVSSPEENDRLLEAVLAFAP